A part of Solibacillus sp. FSL H8-0538 genomic DNA contains:
- the mtnN gene encoding 5'-methylthioadenosine/S-adenosylhomocysteine nucleosidase → MKIAVIGAMEEEVELLRNALNNTEITTIASSEYTTGTYAGKDVVLLKSGIGKVNAAMSTTILLQQFKPDVVINTGSAGGFDETLEVGAIVISDEVRHHDVDVTIFGYEIGQMAGMPAAYKSDEKLMDIAKLAVTEVGEHQYGIGLICSGDAFMNDPVRVANVREHFPTMKAVEMEAAAVAQVCYQFNTPFVVIRALSDIAGKESNISFDEFLPVAAKHSTEIVLKAITKL, encoded by the coding sequence ATGAAAATAGCAGTAATTGGCGCAATGGAAGAAGAAGTTGAACTTCTACGTAACGCGCTTAATAATACAGAAATAACAACGATTGCGAGTAGTGAATACACAACAGGTACGTATGCAGGAAAGGATGTTGTTTTATTAAAAAGTGGTATTGGTAAAGTAAATGCCGCGATGTCGACAACGATTTTATTGCAACAATTTAAACCGGATGTTGTCATTAATACAGGTTCAGCAGGTGGATTTGATGAGACGCTTGAAGTTGGTGCAATTGTCATTTCAGATGAGGTTCGTCACCATGATGTAGACGTGACAATTTTTGGATACGAAATTGGTCAAATGGCCGGCATGCCTGCTGCTTATAAATCAGACGAAAAACTTATGGACATTGCTAAACTAGCAGTAACAGAAGTAGGAGAGCACCAATACGGCATTGGTTTAATTTGTTCAGGCGATGCGTTTATGAATGATCCTGTAAGGGTGGCTAATGTACGTGAGCATTTTCCGACAATGAAAGCTGTAGAAATGGAAGCAGCAGCAGTTGCACAAGTATGCTACCAATTCAATACACCGTTTGTAGTCATTCGTGCGTTATCAGACATTGCAGGAAAAGAATCAAATATTAGCTTTGATGAATTTTTACCTGTAGCTGCAAAGCACTCAACAGAAATCGTCTTAAAAGCAATTACGAAATTGTAA
- a CDS encoding YrrS family protein translates to MAEQKRQFLTRREHSERKDHSSNSSKLDRLLNVLIAIVSMLIVISLVIILRTQDDTVSSAKEQKNDMQQQSEPLAEEPKNSSQEASVEKELAEDDSSEKSEGESSVGAQEEEAIVSQSDDPVVNEVQTNPSWQSYPTKQNGVHTSTYQKGHIDYEEKLGAAFSVTQLSPEASIVWNVKNNGSADTASVVVSSLDKTLKYRVSIEWVDGAGWKPVKLETLNTLEGAF, encoded by the coding sequence ATGGCGGAACAAAAGCGACAATTTTTAACGCGTAGAGAGCATTCGGAGCGTAAAGATCATAGTTCAAACAGTAGTAAGCTAGATCGGCTTTTAAATGTATTAATCGCAATTGTATCGATGCTCATTGTAATAAGCTTAGTAATTATTTTACGTACGCAGGATGATACTGTAAGTTCTGCTAAAGAGCAGAAGAACGATATGCAGCAACAGTCAGAACCATTAGCAGAAGAGCCTAAAAATTCTTCGCAGGAAGCTTCTGTAGAAAAGGAGTTAGCTGAGGACGATTCATCTGAAAAATCGGAGGGCGAATCCTCGGTAGGAGCACAAGAGGAAGAGGCAATTGTATCTCAATCGGATGATCCAGTCGTTAATGAAGTGCAGACGAATCCGAGTTGGCAATCGTATCCAACCAAGCAAAATGGTGTCCATACTTCCACATATCAAAAAGGGCATATTGATTATGAGGAAAAGCTAGGGGCGGCTTTTTCGGTGACTCAGCTTAGTCCGGAGGCAAGCATTGTATGGAATGTGAAAAATAACGGCAGTGCCGACACGGCGAGCGTAGTGGTATCCTCACTTGACAAGACGTTAAAATACCGAGTTAGTATCGAGTGGGTTGACGGAGCAGGATGGAAGCCAGTAAAGCTAGAAACGTTAAATACGCTTGAAGGTGCATTTTAA
- the greA gene encoding transcription elongation factor GreA, with amino-acid sequence MSNEKQYPMTLAGKTKLEEELEQLKTVKRKEVVERIKVARSFGDLSENSEYDSAKEEQGFVEGRISTIESMLRNSLIITEDEGGGTVTLGKTVTFDELINGKRANFEESYTIVGSAEADPIEGLISNDSPIAKALMGHTVDDVVKLTTPGGDMEVVILNIK; translated from the coding sequence TTGTCAAATGAAAAACAATACCCTATGACATTAGCGGGTAAAACAAAGCTTGAAGAGGAGCTTGAACAATTAAAAACGGTTAAACGTAAAGAGGTTGTAGAGCGTATCAAAGTTGCTCGTAGCTTTGGCGATCTATCTGAGAACTCAGAGTATGACTCAGCAAAAGAAGAGCAAGGCTTTGTAGAAGGTCGTATTTCTACGATCGAATCAATGCTACGTAATTCATTAATCATTACTGAAGATGAAGGTGGCGGTACCGTTACACTTGGTAAAACTGTCACATTCGACGAGTTAATCAATGGCAAGCGTGCTAATTTTGAAGAATCATACACAATCGTAGGTTCAGCAGAAGCAGATCCGATTGAAGGACTTATTTCAAATGATTCTCCAATTGCTAAAGCGTTAATGGGACATACAGTAGATGACGTTGTAAAATTAACAACTCCAGGTGGAGATATGGAAGTCGTTATCTTAAACATTAAATAA
- the udk gene encoding uridine kinase, with the protein MAKRPVVIGIAGGSCSGKTSVTRAIYDVFRDHSVVVIEQDYYYKDQSHMTFEERLKTNYDHPLAFDTDLLIEHINSLVKYEAIDKPVYDYVAHTRATDVIHVEPKDVIIVEGILVLEDERLRNLMDIKLFVDTDSDLRIIRRIQRDIKERGRTADSVIDQYLAAVRPMHNLFIEPTKRYADVIIPEGGDNDVAIDLMVTKIKTILETDSIV; encoded by the coding sequence ATGGCAAAGCGTCCTGTAGTCATTGGGATCGCAGGTGGGTCATGTTCAGGTAAAACGAGTGTAACACGTGCCATTTATGATGTTTTCCGTGACCATTCCGTTGTTGTAATCGAACAAGATTATTACTATAAAGATCAATCGCATATGACATTTGAAGAACGTCTAAAAACAAATTATGATCACCCACTTGCATTTGATACCGATTTATTAATAGAGCATATAAACTCTTTGGTTAAATATGAAGCAATTGATAAGCCCGTTTATGATTATGTAGCACATACTCGTGCAACAGACGTGATTCATGTTGAGCCAAAGGATGTTATTATCGTAGAAGGTATTTTAGTGCTTGAGGATGAACGTCTGCGCAATCTAATGGATATTAAATTATTCGTTGATACTGACTCGGATTTACGTATTATTCGTCGAATTCAGCGTGATATTAAAGAGCGTGGCCGTACAGCAGATTCAGTCATCGATCAATACTTAGCAGCTGTTCGTCCAATGCATAATCTGTTCATTGAGCCAACGAAACGTTATGCTGATGTAATTATTCCAGAAGGCGGCGACAATGACGTAGCGATTGATCTAATGGTTACAAAAATTAAAACAATTCTTGAAACTGACTCTATTGTGTAA
- a CDS encoding peptidase U32 family protein has protein sequence MLQLIQNDKIRGTIDGKTVIVKKPELLAPAGSLEKLKVAVHYGADAVFIGGQEFGLRSNAGNFTIEEMHEGVEFAKKYGAVVYVTTNIFAHNENMDGLADYLKAIEGAGVRGIIVADPLIIETCKKAAPSLEIHLSTQQSLSNWKAVKYWKQEGLERVVLAREVGGEEMQKMKEEVDIEIEAFVHGAMCIAYSGRCTLSNHMTARDSNRGGCCQSCRWDYDLYENVEGEEKALFIEGEAPFAMSPKDLKLIESIPHMIELGIDSLKVEGRMKSIHYIATVISVYRKVIDAYCADPENFQIKKAWLEELARCANRATASSFFEGEPSYKQQMFGFHSHKMKWDFAGFVLDYDAETQMVTMEQRNYFKPGDTIEFFGPDIETFKMEVGPIWDEEGTEIDIARHPLQILKFKVDRPLTKFNMMRKENK, from the coding sequence ATGCTTCAATTAATTCAAAACGACAAAATTCGCGGAACAATAGATGGCAAAACAGTTATCGTGAAAAAACCTGAGCTTTTAGCACCAGCAGGAAGCTTAGAAAAATTAAAAGTTGCCGTTCACTACGGAGCTGACGCTGTATTTATAGGTGGTCAAGAATTCGGCCTACGCTCAAATGCAGGAAACTTCACAATTGAAGAAATGCATGAAGGCGTTGAGTTCGCTAAAAAATATGGCGCTGTCGTATACGTAACAACAAATATTTTTGCTCATAATGAAAATATGGACGGACTAGCCGATTACTTAAAAGCTATTGAGGGCGCAGGCGTTAGAGGAATTATCGTGGCGGATCCATTAATTATTGAGACTTGTAAAAAGGCAGCACCTAGCCTTGAAATTCACCTTTCTACGCAGCAGTCTTTATCAAATTGGAAAGCTGTGAAGTATTGGAAACAAGAAGGGTTAGAACGTGTTGTACTTGCACGTGAAGTAGGCGGCGAAGAAATGCAAAAAATGAAAGAGGAAGTGGACATTGAAATCGAAGCATTCGTGCACGGTGCAATGTGTATCGCTTACTCTGGTCGTTGTACGCTTTCCAACCATATGACAGCTCGTGACTCAAACCGTGGTGGGTGCTGCCAATCATGTCGTTGGGATTATGATTTATATGAAAATGTTGAAGGTGAAGAAAAAGCATTATTCATCGAAGGCGAAGCACCATTTGCAATGAGCCCGAAAGACTTAAAACTAATCGAATCAATCCCTCATATGATTGAGCTAGGCATTGACTCATTAAAAGTTGAAGGTCGTATGAAATCAATTCACTATATTGCAACAGTAATTTCTGTTTACCGAAAAGTAATTGATGCCTATTGCGCAGATCCCGAAAACTTCCAAATCAAAAAAGCGTGGTTAGAAGAACTTGCGCGCTGTGCAAACCGTGCAACAGCTTCTTCTTTCTTTGAAGGAGAGCCTAGTTACAAACAACAAATGTTTGGATTCCACTCTCACAAAATGAAGTGGGACTTTGCAGGTTTCGTCCTTGATTACGATGCAGAAACTCAAATGGTAACAATGGAGCAACGTAACTACTTTAAACCAGGCGACACAATCGAATTCTTCGGTCCAGACATCGAAACTTTTAAAATGGAAGTGGGCCCAATTTGGGATGAAGAGGGTACAGAGATCGATATAGCGCGTCATCCATTACAAATTTTAAAATTCAAGGTTGATCGTCCGTTGACAAAATTCAACATGATGCGAAAGGAGAATAAATAA
- a CDS encoding peptidase U32 family protein: MKKPELLVTPQSVEHVKALLEAGADAFVIGEQKFGLRLAGDFTVAQVEEATALIHAAGKKVYVAVNAIFHNDRLDALDVYLQEMQRIGVDALVFGDPAVVVAVRELGVTIPLHWSPETIATNWFQVNYWGERGSKRSVLARELSLDEVVEIKENTEYEIEAQVHGMTCMFQSKRSLLGNYFLYRDEAMEIENRKENKNMFLHDKERKNKYPIYEDLNGTHIFSPNDMCVIDELTELFEAGIDSFKIDSVLQTFDYAVTVTNLYRQAIDAYYEQGEDAYEEIKDGLLEQIEAIQPELRPLDTGFIFKETVY; the protein is encoded by the coding sequence GTGAAGAAACCTGAATTATTAGTAACACCGCAATCAGTGGAGCATGTGAAGGCTTTGCTTGAAGCAGGTGCAGACGCATTTGTAATCGGTGAACAAAAATTTGGCTTACGACTTGCTGGAGATTTTACAGTAGCTCAAGTTGAAGAAGCAACTGCGCTAATTCATGCAGCTGGAAAAAAAGTATATGTAGCAGTTAATGCGATATTCCATAATGATCGACTAGATGCTTTAGATGTGTATTTACAAGAAATGCAACGTATTGGCGTAGATGCGCTTGTTTTTGGCGACCCAGCTGTCGTTGTAGCTGTTCGTGAATTAGGCGTTACAATTCCATTACACTGGAGCCCAGAAACAATTGCAACAAACTGGTTCCAAGTTAATTATTGGGGCGAGCGCGGCTCAAAACGTTCCGTACTAGCACGTGAGCTTTCTTTAGATGAAGTAGTTGAAATTAAAGAAAACACAGAGTACGAAATCGAAGCTCAAGTCCATGGGATGACTTGCATGTTCCAATCAAAACGCTCACTTTTAGGAAACTACTTCTTATACCGTGACGAAGCGATGGAAATTGAAAACCGAAAAGAAAATAAAAATATGTTCCTACATGATAAAGAACGTAAAAATAAATATCCAATTTATGAAGATCTGAATGGTACACACATTTTCTCACCAAATGATATGTGTGTAATCGATGAACTAACGGAGCTTTTCGAAGCGGGAATAGATTCATTTAAAATCGACAGCGTTCTACAGACATTTGATTATGCTGTTACAGTAACAAACCTTTACCGCCAAGCAATTGATGCGTACTATGAGCAAGGTGAAGATGCTTACGAAGAAATTAAAGACGGCTTATTAGAGCAAATAGAAGCAATTCAACCAGAGCTACGACCATTGGATACAGGCTTCATCTTCAAGGAAACAGTCTACTAG
- a CDS encoding O-methyltransferase encodes MELSDAYIDSFIPARNELLLEMERFAKENHVPIMQLAGIESLNQLLRIQKPSRVLEIGTAIGYSAMRMAQALPECSIVTIERDTARVAHAKSFIARSEVANRITVIEGDALEVDVESIQPTFDAVFIDAAKGQYQKFFEKYSPLVPSGGVLYIDNMYMHGLSDLDIKEVPRRKRTMIRNLKHFSEWIMQHPDYTSAFFPVGDGLLICLKR; translated from the coding sequence ATGGAATTATCAGATGCTTATATCGACTCCTTCATTCCAGCCCGTAACGAACTGCTACTAGAAATGGAGCGTTTTGCGAAGGAAAATCATGTGCCAATTATGCAACTTGCAGGAATTGAGTCACTGAATCAATTACTTCGTATTCAAAAGCCTTCGAGAGTTTTAGAAATTGGGACGGCCATTGGTTATTCTGCTATGCGTATGGCGCAGGCCCTACCTGAATGTAGTATTGTGACGATTGAACGTGACACAGCCCGTGTGGCGCATGCAAAATCGTTTATCGCACGTTCCGAAGTAGCTAATCGAATTACGGTCATTGAAGGGGATGCGTTAGAGGTAGATGTTGAAAGTATTCAACCTACTTTTGATGCTGTTTTTATTGATGCGGCGAAAGGCCAATATCAAAAGTTTTTTGAAAAATATTCACCGCTTGTGCCATCAGGTGGTGTGTTGTATATCGATAATATGTATATGCACGGACTTTCGGATTTAGATATTAAAGAAGTGCCTAGAAGAAAAAGAACGATGATTCGCAACTTAAAACATTTTTCAGAGTGGATTATGCAACATCCAGATTATACAAGTGCATTTTTCCCGGTTGGAGATGGATTATTAATTTGTTTGAAGAGGTGA
- the mltG gene encoding endolytic transglycosylase MltG codes for MENDKKKQEMFSKMKSKKSEVKVVRRIVAIVALVVLLIIGIGGYFAYNYVTSALQPMNSEATAEVAVDIPMGSGITAIASILEEKGIIKDARIFKYYTKFKNESQFQAGNYSMTQAMTLDEIIESLKTGKVYREPVFSMTIPEGLTLEQISKIVEKNANYSADEFMEMVTSPTFIEEMLAEYPDLLSEDIYGEAIRYNLEGYLYPATYAFYEENPSLKAIIKDMLSTTNNIVLEYSAALEENGLTVHELLTFASLLEEEATAQTDRETIASVFYNRLDIDMPLQTDPTVLYALGSHKDRVLYEDLEIDNPYNTYQNTGLPPGPIAGAGKVSIEAALNPSSTEYLYFLADSKGINHFAKSYDEHLANIKKYLRK; via the coding sequence GTGGAAAATGACAAAAAGAAGCAGGAAATGTTTAGTAAAATGAAAAGCAAAAAAAGCGAAGTGAAGGTTGTACGTCGCATCGTTGCAATCGTCGCGTTGGTTGTACTACTTATTATTGGAATTGGTGGCTATTTCGCATACAATTATGTAACATCGGCATTACAACCAATGAATTCGGAAGCAACAGCTGAAGTTGCAGTAGATATTCCAATGGGATCAGGCATTACAGCAATCGCGAGTATTTTAGAGGAAAAAGGTATTATTAAAGATGCGCGTATTTTTAAATATTATACAAAGTTTAAAAATGAGTCGCAGTTCCAAGCAGGAAATTATTCGATGACGCAGGCGATGACGCTAGATGAAATTATCGAAAGCTTAAAGACAGGGAAAGTTTATCGTGAACCGGTGTTTTCGATGACAATTCCAGAAGGCTTGACACTGGAACAAATTTCAAAAATTGTTGAGAAAAATGCAAACTATTCAGCAGATGAATTTATGGAAATGGTAACAAGTCCAACCTTTATAGAAGAGATGTTAGCTGAATATCCGGATTTACTATCTGAGGATATTTACGGTGAAGCAATTCGATATAATTTAGAAGGCTATTTGTACCCAGCAACCTATGCATTTTATGAGGAAAATCCAAGTCTAAAAGCAATTATTAAAGACATGCTATCAACTACAAATAATATTGTATTAGAATACAGCGCAGCTTTAGAGGAGAATGGGTTAACAGTTCATGAATTATTAACCTTTGCTTCACTATTAGAAGAAGAAGCAACTGCCCAAACAGACCGCGAAACGATAGCGAGTGTATTCTATAATCGGTTAGATATTGATATGCCATTACAAACCGATCCGACTGTGTTATATGCGCTTGGCTCACATAAGGACCGTGTATTGTATGAAGATTTAGAAATTGATAATCCGTATAACACATATCAAAATACTGGATTGCCTCCAGGACCAATTGCTGGAGCAGGAAAAGTATCCATTGAAGCTGCATTAAATCCGTCAAGTACGGAGTATTTATATTTCCTAGCTGACTCAAAAGGCATTAATCACTTTGCAAAGTCTTATGATGAGCACTTGGCTAATATAAAAAAATATTTACGAAAATAA
- a CDS encoding DUF1292 domain-containing protein, translating to MEEQLFKLQTEDGGEQLCRVVFTFDSEDHSYVLFTLVGEDGEGNADVSALRYELDENGEMADFADLESDEEWAMVEEVMNTLIEEFGEDQTKFITITDENGDDIVCEILHRFELKEFGKSYLFYGFADEDGVHQEIFAAGYTADENGAVEELLPIETDAEWAKVEEILQTLQQSN from the coding sequence ATGGAAGAGCAATTATTTAAATTACAAACAGAGGATGGCGGCGAACAACTTTGCCGTGTTGTATTCACATTCGATTCAGAAGATCATTCATATGTATTATTCACTTTAGTTGGAGAAGACGGTGAAGGGAATGCTGATGTTTCAGCACTTCGTTATGAATTAGATGAAAACGGTGAGATGGCTGATTTCGCTGATTTAGAGTCAGACGAAGAATGGGCTATGGTTGAAGAGGTTATGAATACATTAATTGAAGAATTCGGCGAAGATCAAACAAAATTCATCACAATTACGGATGAAAATGGCGATGATATCGTTTGTGAAATTTTACACCGCTTCGAGCTTAAAGAATTTGGTAAATCATATTTATTCTACGGCTTTGCTGATGAAGATGGTGTACATCAAGAAATTTTTGCAGCGGGCTATACTGCAGATGAAAACGGTGCTGTAGAAGAGCTACTACCGATTGAAACAGACGCAGAATGGGCGAAAGTTGAAGAAATACTACAAACACTTCAACAAAGTAACTAG
- a CDS encoding DUF1292 domain-containing protein: MEQEQQKHITIVDENGNEQLCEILHTVDSEEFGKSYVLYSLVGAEEDEDGAVEIFASSYTPAENGEDGELEPIQTEAEWDFIESVLNAIEDELGEDEE, encoded by the coding sequence ATGGAACAAGAACAACAAAAACATATTACAATTGTAGACGAAAATGGTAACGAACAACTTTGCGAAATCCTACACACAGTGGATTCGGAAGAATTCGGTAAATCATATGTACTTTATTCTTTAGTAGGTGCTGAAGAAGACGAAGACGGCGCAGTAGAAATCTTCGCTTCATCTTACACACCAGCTGAAAATGGTGAAGATGGCGAATTAGAGCCAATTCAAACAGAAGCAGAGTGGGATTTTATCGAGAGCGTATTAAATGCAATTGAAGATGAGCTAGGCGAAGACGAAGAGTAA
- the ruvX gene encoding Holliday junction resolvase RuvX produces MRIMGLDVGTKTVGVAISDALGWTAQGIETVKINEEAGEFGIERLKELVKEYSVTEFVVGFPKNMNNTVGPRGEASENYKKLLEETFGFPVKLWDERLTTMAAERMLIEADVSRKKRKLVIDKMAAVMILQGYLDSKN; encoded by the coding sequence ATGAGAATTATGGGTTTAGACGTTGGCACGAAAACGGTCGGCGTAGCAATTAGTGATGCGTTAGGTTGGACAGCTCAAGGAATCGAGACTGTAAAAATTAATGAAGAAGCAGGCGAATTTGGCATTGAACGTCTAAAAGAGCTTGTGAAGGAATATTCGGTAACAGAATTTGTTGTCGGCTTTCCGAAAAACATGAATAATACAGTAGGTCCGCGCGGAGAAGCTTCAGAAAACTATAAAAAGTTACTAGAAGAAACATTCGGCTTTCCGGTGAAACTTTGGGATGAACGCTTAACAACGATGGCTGCAGAACGCATGTTAATTGAAGCGGACGTAAGCCGTAAAAAGCGAAAGTTAGTCATTGATAAAATGGCAGCTGTCATGATCCTTCAAGGATATTTAGATAGCAAAAACTAA
- a CDS encoding IreB family regulatory phosphoprotein, translating to MSSFDQTMKFSFPEESMEQEVKQVMLKVYASLEEKGYNPTNQIVGYLLSGDPAYIPRHQDARNLIRKLERDEILEELVKFYIRKNTEAEK from the coding sequence TTGAGTTCTTTCGATCAAACGATGAAATTTAGTTTTCCTGAAGAGTCAATGGAACAAGAAGTAAAGCAAGTGATGTTAAAGGTGTACGCTTCATTAGAAGAAAAAGGCTACAATCCAACTAATCAAATTGTAGGTTATTTATTATCTGGTGATCCGGCATACATCCCTCGCCACCAGGACGCGCGTAATTTAATTCGCAAGCTTGAACGGGATGAAATTCTCGAGGAGCTCGTAAAATTTTATATTAGGAAGAATACCGAGGCGGAAAAATGA